Below is a genomic region from Spongiibacter nanhainus.
ATTAAAGAACGATGCCGACCGACTGCAAATATCTGCAGCCCTGGCGAACTGCATTGAAACCGGCCAACCTATCCGCGAAGAGGTTCGAGCCATTGCCTCCAGTGGCAAAACACTGTGGATTCAGCTCACCGGTCAGGCCGAGTTTAAAAACGGTACCTGTACCCGCCTTTATGGATCGATCCAGGATATCGATGAGCGTAAGCGCATTGAAAAAGAGCTGACTGCTGCTCGGGACAATGCCGAGAACGCCGCCCAGGCCAAAAGTGCCTTCCTGGCCACCATGAGCCACGAAATTCGCACGCCAATGAACGGCGTACTGGGCATGCTCAGCCTATTGGAAAACAGCCACCTCGACTACGATCAAGAACGCAAAGTGTCCATCGCTAAAAACAGTGCCCGCTCGCTGCTGGCTCTGATCGACGACGTATTGGACTTCTCCCGGGTAGATGCCGGCAAACTGGCTCTGGAAGAGATCGATTTCAATGTACGGGAACTGGTCGAGGAGCTGTCGGAAAGCCTCGCCCTGCGCGCCCAGGAAAAAGGCCTGGAACTGGTACTGGATCTCACAGACCTCGACAATCACACCGTGTGTGGCGACCCGGCGCGACTTCGCCAAATCATTATCAACCTGCTGGGTAATGCCATTAAATTTACCGATAACGGCGAGATCGTTATTCGCGCGGCACTGAGCCCTGCCAACGATGGCTGGCGCCTGCACTGCTCAGTCAGCGATACGGGGATCGGCATAGCCGAATCCGACCTACCCAACCTGTTCAACACCTTTACCCAGATCGATGCCAGCACCACCCGCAAATACGGTGGATCAGGGCTCGGCTTGTCTATCTGCAAAAAACTCTGTGAACTGATGGGTGGCGACATCCGCGCCCACAGCGTGGTGGGAGAGGGCAGTAACTTTAGCTTCTCCCTGCCCTACCGTCGCGCCCATCACCCCCGCAACGAGAGCCTCCCTGATTATGCAGGTCGCCGTGTGCTCCTGGTGGACAACAACCGTTCACTGCGCAGCGCTTGCAGACACCAACTGGAGCACTGGGGCGCCACCATGATCGAGGCCGAAAGCGCAGAGCATGCCTTGTCACTGTGCGAAAGACTCAACAAGGCCGAGGGCAACACCCCGCCCTTTGACCTCGCCATCATTGATCGCCACATGCCAGGACTGGATGGCACCGAGCTGGTTCACTTCCTGCGCCAAGAGTCTCGTTTCGACGCCGTGCCCATGGTGCTGCTGGGCTCACAGAACAGTCACGGCGCCAACCAGCACCTTAGCGAACTCGGCTTCGACGCCTGGTTTGCCAAACCCTTGACCACCGCCGCACTGCGTGAGGCGCTGTCGTTAAAACGCAACAATCTGCCCAGCCGCGATACCGCTCGACCCACCGGCGCCAGTGCCAACCAGACAAGCAAAGTGCAGCGCAAGGTTCTACTGGTGGAAGACAATGCGGTCAATCAGGAGGTGGTCAAATGTCTGCTCGAGGAGCACGGCATCACAGTGGAAACCGCCAGCGACGGCCTGGAGGCGCTACACGCACTCAATGCTTCACCCGCCCCAAGCGGCTTCGATTTGATTCTTATGGACTGCCAAATGCCCCGCATGGACGGCTATGAAACCACCCGCCAGATCCGCAAAGGCGGCGGTGGAGAAAGTTACCAGCGCACCCCCATCATCGCGCTGACAGCCAATGCAATGCCCGGCGATCGCGAAAAATGCACGGCCTGCGGTATGGATGATTACCTGAGCAAGCCCATAGAGAGTGATAGCTTGTTTGCCAAGCTGCAGCAGTGGTTGGAATTGCCTGTCCAACCTCAACAAGCAGAGCCTCAGCAAGAAAAGTCCCAGCAGACCACTTCAGAGCTGCTAATGCCGCAGTCCTATAGCTCGGGCTCGAAAGATGCGGATCTACAATCCACAACGGGCATGCAGCCACCTCAGCAAACACTGGCTATATGGTGCGAAGAGCAGGCTCGGGATGGCGTTATGGGCCAGCAAAAAACCCTAAATAAACTACTGCAACTGTTCTGCGACCACGTACAAAAACAACTGAGCGATCTTGATGATGCCTGGAAAGAGCAGGACCTGGACAGAGTCGGCGATCTCGCCCACGCTGTGAAGGGAAGTGCGGGCCAACTCCAGGCATTGCGCCTGCGGGATACTGCACTGAAACTTGAGGCCGCAGCCAAAGACGGCAACACTGAGCTCACCAGTGAATTAAAAGACCGCTTTGAGTCAGATTGCCACGCCCTTTGCCAGCACTTCAGAGAGTACCTCGAAGAACGCGGCCACGACCTCGCCCAATCGGCCTAAACCCGCGCCGACAGTCTGCCGCTGTTAGCAGTCGCAAAAGCCAGTCCCAAGCGGGATAATACTCGAGGGCCTGTTACCACTAATTTCATTGGATCTGTTGTGACTAAAAATTCGCCAATCAAGGCGTGAGGAGAGATGTTTGGTTATCCCAAATGAACGACGAACAACGACGAGTGGTGGATTTTTAGCCACAACCCAAAGGGCTGGGGCCATTTTTGCCCCCAGCGTTGTTGTCGGTCGCTTATTTGGAATGACCAAACTGCGCTTCCTCCGCCTAGCTGGAGGCAAAAATGATCCCCAGCAGGCGCAATGCAATTAGTGGTAACAGGCCCCAGGTGAAACAACGCGCACTCGACATCGACACCCTGCTGTGGCGGCATCGCTCACTGTGGCAATTACCGGCCTACCACAAGCGGGCCGAGCCCTATTGGCAGGACCATTATCCAGGGCTTGCCGAACACTTACTGGCGCTTAGCGACGCAGAAGTGGCGTCGCTTGCCGCTGATGACCGCGCGCTGTTGCACTACCTGACGCCAGTTTTGGCAGACAGTGTGCCGCTACTTCAGCACATCGCACTGCCGAGACAGGACACGCTTCAGGAGCAGGAGCCGCCATCCGGGATTCCCGGGCGAAAATGGCAGCAGATTCGCGCATTTTGCCGCGCTCTGCCCGCTACGGCTGCCTCCTCAGGCACGGCGGTGGTGGACTGGTGCGCCGGCAAAGGCTACCTCACCGGCGCCCTCCATCAGCACTTAAATGCTCCGGCTGTAGGGCTGGAAATCGATCCGCGTCTGGTCCATGCCGGTAATCGCCGTCTCCCTCCCAAGGCCCGATTGGTTCAATGCGATGTACTATCGGGCAGCGTCGATCAACATCTGCATGCGGGGCAGCACTTGGCCGCGCTGCATGCTTGTGGTGGCCTTCACCACCGGTTGCTGCAACAGGCAGTGCTCAGCCAGGCCGCGCAACTGAGCCTCAGTCCCTGTTGCTACCACCGTTTTATTGAGAACTGGGTTACTTTGTCCGACACCCTAAAACACTCCCCGCTGGAGCTCCGGCGAGAGGATCTACGACTCGCCGTTCGCCAAACTGCCACGGCACGGCGGGGAGAGCAGCTGGCTCGACGAACCCTGCAAGCTTGGCAGCTGGGCTTTCGCCAAGCCCTGAGCGACAGTGGCAACAATCTTCCCGATCACCTTCCCGGCCTGCCGCAACCCGTGGCCAAAACCGATTTCGTGACCTTTAGTCGCAGCCTGGCCCGGCAAGCTGGGCTGCCTCTTCCCCCTGTTGACCGGCGCCACGAAGAGGCGGGCTGGCATTTACTGGCCCGCACCGAACGCCTGGAGCTGGCCGCCATGGCTTTCCGCCGGGCCCTGGAGCTTCGCTGCGTACTGGATGCGGCGCTATTTTTAGAGGAGCACGGATTCAACTGTGATATAGAGGAATTCTGCCCTCCGACGTTAACACCGCGAAACATCCTGCTACGGGCCTACCGTTAATTTATAGTAATGCAAAGCACTCTTATTTGTATTACGCTATACAAATAAGCGGTACTGAGAAGCCGCACCTACCCAACGACTTTGCCCACGGAACCGAAATGCCACGCCTGTATTGGAGCCCTCCTTACGTCACCGCTTTGTCTCTAGCGCTGACCGCCCCCGGCCTAGTAGCGCAACCTGCCGCACAAGGAGAGGGCACCGATCGGCCCCAACGCCTGGAGGAAATGGTGGTATTTGGCGACCCCTTACGCCGCCAGACCCTGGATACCGTATCCAGTATTAGCGTGGTGCCAGAAGCGCGATTGGATGCACAAAATATCCGCGACCTCTATGACCTGCTGCTGCGCACCCCTAACGTCAGCGCCGCCAAAGAGGACAAATTCTCGGTGCGGGGTATTTCCAACGAGGGCATCGGCCCCGGCGGCACCGGGCGTCCCACCGTCAGTGTGTTTATCGATGGCGCCCGGCAGCCCGGCCGGGGCGCCGGCAACACCTGGGATGTCGAGCAGGTAGAGTTTTATCGGGGCCCACAATCCACCGCCTTTGGCCCTGGTTCCCTGGCCGGCGCCATTGTGCTTAAGAGCCGGGCGCTGGACTACCAAGGCTACAGCGGCTCGGCCAAACTGGGCGCGGCCAACTATAGCGGTCAGGAGGCCGGTATCGCAGTGGGCGGCCCGCTTATTGACGGTGTGGCGTTCCGCTATGCTGGCGAGACCAATCAGACCGATGGCGAAGTCACCAACACCACCCTCGACGACGATGAATGGCAAGCCCGCAAACGCTACCTCAACCGCTTTAAACTGGGCTGGCAGGGCAACGACTGGTACAGCCTGGAACTGACCTGGCAGGACACCAAGCTCCGGGAAGGCACCGAGTACCTTCCCCCCGCCAATGCCGAGCGGCGCCGCTCCACCGACAACGTGAACGGCTTTTACGACGACGACAGTGAGCTGTTTGTTTTGCGGCAAATTCTGACTTTAAGCGATGCACTCGACGTGGAGCTGATCGCCAGTCAGAGCGAGAGTAACAGCGCCCGGCGCGGCGACTACGACGTCTCCGCCGAGGATCGGGGGCAATTTACCAACATCACCACCAAGGAAAACCAGGCCCTGGAATTGCGCCTGAATATCAGCACTGAACGACTGCGGGCGGTGCTGGGCGCCTACTACAGCGAGGACGACTTAATGGGCACCTCCGCCAATCGCGGGGTTAACTACAGCCTATCGGGACTGGAGGTCAAAGCCGATGCCGACCTAGCCGCCGATCGCAGCGCCGATACCCGCGCCCTATACAGCGAGGCCGATATCGATCTGGACAGCCGCTTCACCCTGACCCTGGGGCTGCGCTACGAAGAGAACGAGGCCGACAACCGCAGCGCCTTTATGGTCACCGGCGCCCAAGCCGTGGACCCCATCACCGGTACACCACTACCCGGGGATGTCGGACCGCTGCTGGCCGCGGTATTAGATGACGATACCTCTGCCCCCAGCGGTGACACCGTACTGCTGCCCAAGCTGGCCTTGAGTTACGACATCAGCGACAGCCTGAGCAGCTTTGTCAGCTTTACCCAAGGCTACCGGGCCGGCTCCGTGGACTTTGTCAGCGACGGTAACTCTCCCACCTACGACCCCGAGTACACCGACAACTACGAACTCGGGCTAAAATTCAGCCACCATAGCTGGTATGTGCAGGCCGCACTGTTTCGCATCGACTATCAGGATATGCAGGTGGGCGTGCGGGTCGACGCCTCTAACTTCCGCACCGACAACGCCGGAGAGGCACAGGCCCAAGGGGCCGAGCTGGAGTTTTCCGGTGACCTGGGTCTTGGCTTTAGCGTGTTTGGCGGCGTCGGCTATACCGAAACCGAATTCACCGACTACCAAGACGACGAGGTCAGCTTCGACGGCAAGCGCTTTCCCAACGCCCCACTGGCCACCGCCAATTTCACCCTACGCTACCAGCACAGCACCGGCTTCTTTGCCGACGCCAGCTGGAGCCGCACCGGCGGCAGCTTCACCGAACGGGAAAATACCCCTAGCTTGCGTGCCGACGCCCGGGACCTGTTTGGCGCCCGGGCCGGCTGGCAGGGCGAACAGCTTGGTGTTGAACTTTACGGCCAAAACCTGACCGATAAATTCTACGTCACCGACCGCTTTGTCAGTGAGTCACTGGGCATCAACGCCGCCTTTGTCGGCGACCCCAGGGAGTATGGCATTCGGCTGCACTACCAACTGGATTAGTCGGCCCAACGGCCACTTCCCCTGAAGCAACCAGACTTGGCAAGGCTTGCCAATCAGTTGTGTAATGACGGCTTCGGCGAATAACAGGGGGAGAACAACGTGGATTCCGAGTTGCTCACAACATTGGATCGCATTGCCGGTTGGATAATTGAATACAGTGCACTGGGCTTTCTGCTGCTGGTCGTCGCTGCGGTCATCACCATCGCGGTATTTTACTATCGGGACATCACCCAAACCCAACACGCCATCCGCCGAAACTACCCGGTGATTGGCCGCTTTCGCTATTTTTTTGAGCACCTTGGCGAATTCTTTCGCCAGTACTTTTTTGCCATGGACCGGGAGGAGTTGCCCTTCAATCGTGCCCAGCGCTCCTGGGTATACCGAGCGGCTAAAAACCTCGATAACACCATTGCCTTTGGCTCTACCCGGCCGCTAAATCAAAGCAATGAAGTGCTGTTTATGAACTGCGTGTTCCCCACTCTCAGCGCCGACGCGGTGCCCACCCATTCAGTGACAGTCGGCGAGGGCTATGCCCGCCAGCCCTACAGCAGCTCCGCGATCTTCCACATCTCGGGGATGAGCTATGGCGCCATCTCCAAGCCCGCCGTGCGCGCACTCTCCGCTGGGGCCAAAGAGGCAGGGATTTGGCTCAATACCGGGGAGGGGGGCCTGTCGCCCTATCACTTGGAGGGCGGCTGCGACATCGTGTTTCAAATTGGTACCGCCAAGTACGGCGTGAGGGACAGCGACGGCCACCTGAGCGACGAGCGGCTGCGGGAGATTGCCAGCCACGACCAGGTACGCATGTTCGAAATCAAGCTCAGCCAGGGTGCCAAACCCGGCAAGGGGGGAATTCTGCCCGGGGGTAAAGTCACCGAGGAGGTTGCCAAAATTCGCGGCATTCCCATCGGCCAGGATTCCATCAGCCCCAACCGCCACCCCGATATCCACGACGTCGACGACCTGCTGGAGACCCTGGCCCGGGTGCGGGAAGTCACCGGAAAGCCGGTGGGCTTCAAAGCGGTGATTGGCGAGATCGACTGGCTGGACGACTTACTGACAGCCGTTCATCGCCGCGGCTTGGCCTACGCCCCGGACTTTATAACCATCGACAGCGCCGACGGCGGTACCGGCGCGGCGCCGCAGAGTCTGATGGACTATGTCGGCTTACCCTTGCGCCGCAGCCTGCCGCTGGTGGTGGACAAGCTGGACGAGTACAACCTGCGGGGACGTATCCGAGTGATCGCATCGGGCAAAATGATCAACCCCGCCGAGGCGGCCTGGGCCCTGTGTGTGGGTGCCGACTTTGTGGTCAGCGCCCGGGGCTTTATGTTTGCGTTGGGCTGTATCCAGGCACTGCAGTGCAATAAAAACACCTGCCCCACCGGCGTCACGACCCACGACCCGGAGTTACAGCGCGGACTGGTGCCGAAGGACAAAGCCAAACGCGTGGCCCACTACGCCCACAACCTGATGCACGAGGTCGGGGTGATCGCTCACTCCTGCGGGGTCAAGGAAGCCAGGGCTCTACAGCGCCGCCATGTTTATCTGATTGACGAACGCGGCGTGCCCGAACCCCTGACCGATCGCTATCCGCAAAAAACCCCGCGCCCCGAGTATCTGATTGCCAGTAGCGAAGACCGGGAGTCCGCTTGATTCCTTTTTCAAAAGGACGCTGAGGGCTGTGTTAAAAAGACGCTGAGGGCTTCACATGGCGCTGACGGCTTCACATGGCGCTGAGGGCTCTGCTAAGAAACGCTAAGGGCTTCTTGCGCAGAGCTCTATCTTGCGCTGAGGGCTCTGTCATCTCGCCGTGCTAGTCGCGTCGAGCAGCGGTGGGTAAACTACGGTACTTTTTAACCAGGCTCGGATATGAACGCGCTGATTGCTGCCCTGGCGGGGGCAGCCCTGCCTTTTTCCCTTGCTCCCTTCCACCACTGGTGGCTGGGCATCGCCGCCATGGCCGGCTTGGCGATAGCACTGCGACAGGCGAGCCCCGGCCGGGGTTTTTTGCTGGCCTGGCTGTTTGGCTCGGTCAGCTTTGGCTTTGGAGTATCCTGGATATACGTGGCTATGCACGTGTACGGCGGCACTTCGGCCTGGCTATCCACCATCATGACCGGCGCCTTTTGCATTGCCCTTGGCTTAATTCCCGGACTGTTTGGCTACCTTTACTGCCGCTGGATTCGCGGCGGGCGCGCCGGCTCGGTGCTGGGCTTTGCCGCCCTGTGGGTGCTGACTGAATGGTTCCGAGGCTGGTTTCTTACTGGTTTTCCCTGGCTCTATTTGGGCTACGCCCACCTGGATACAGCGCTGTCGGGCTGGGCACCGGTGACCGGTGTATTGGGGCTGAGTTTTTGGGTAGCGCTGGCAGGCGCCGCCCTAGCAGAGCTGGTTTGGCCCAGCCATAGCCGCCGCCAACGCGCACTGCCCGCGGTCGCCGTCTTGGCGCTGGCACTGCTGGGCTACTCGCTGGGGCAGCTGTCCTGGACCAGCGCCAGCCCCAAAGGCACCCTGCAAGTTGGCGCCGTGCAACCCAATATCGCCCAGGATAAAAAATGGGCCTATACCGAGTACTGGGACACCCTGGACAAGCTCGACAAAGCCTCGGCGCCACTGTGGCCAGAGGTCGATCTGGTGATCTGGCCGGAGGCCGCCGTGCCGGCGCTCTACCACCAGGCTGCGCCCTTCTTTGACTATATCCGCGAGCAGGCCCAGGACCACAACACGGCCCTGATTACCGGCGTTCCTACCCGGGATGGTGAGGCGATGTACAACTCAACTCTGGTGGTGACTGGTGGTGAGGGGGTCTACCACAAGCAACGGCTGGTGCCCTTTGGAGAATATGTGCCGCTGGCCAGTCTGATCCGCGGCTTGATCCGCTTTTTTGATTTGCCCATGTCCAGTTTCAGCCGGGGAGCGGATCATCAACCACCCCTGCAAGCCGGCGGCTGGGCCTTCGCCTCCGCAATCTGCTATGAGATTGTCTATCCCGACCTGGTGGCCGAGGGGGCGGCTCAGGCCGATGTGCTGTTTACTGTCTCCAATGACGCCTGGTTCGGTGACACCAAGGGTCCTCACCAGCACATGCAGATGGCGCAGATGCGAGCCCTGGAAAATGGCCGGGAACTGCTGCGAGTGACCAATACCGGCATTACCGCCTTCGTCGATCACCACGGGCAAATCCGCCAGCGACTGCCGGCCTTTGAGCCGGGAGTCATGCAAGGGGAAGTCCACGCCCGCCAGGGGCTGACACCCTTTGCCCGTTGGCGCTCGCTGCCAATCGTGCTGCTGTGCGCAGCAATAGTGATTATTGCCGCCCTCTCCCACCGGCGCCGATAGGCGCCCCCCTGGGCAAACTGCTAAACTACCCGGCTGCTGTCTATAGTCATGGCCTACACCGATGGCGCCGCCGATAGGCGCTAGCTGCCACATAGACATTTTTACCCAATCAGCATTCAGAATTGAGACCAATCGCAACATGGACCCACAATACGTCCCCGGAGACATCGAAGCCCGCGCTCAACAGTATTGGCAGCAAAACGACAGCTTTGCCGTCAGCGCCGACCCCAGCCGGGAGAAGTACTACTGCCTGTCAATGTTCCCCTACCCCAGCGGCAAGTTGCACATGGGCCACGTCCGCAACTACAGCATCGGTGATGTGATCTCCCGCTACCAGCGCATGCTGGGTAAAAATGTCCTGCAGCCCATGGGCTGGGATGCCTTTGGCCTGCCTGCCGAAAACGCCGCCGTCAAAAACAACAGCGCGCCAGCCGCCTGGACCAGCGAGAATATCGATTACATGCGGGGCCAATTAAAGCGTCTCGGTTTTGGCTACGACTGGAATCGTGAGCTGGCCACCTGCAAGCCCGACTACTACCGCTGGGAACAGTGGTTCTTCACCCGCCTGTACGAAAAAGGCTTGGTGTACAAAAAAACCTCGGCCGTAAACTGGTGCCCCCACGACGAAACTGTGTTGGCCAACGAGCAGGTCATTGACGGGGGCTGTTGGCGCTGTGACACCCCGGTTCAACGCAAAGAAATCCCCCAGTGGTTTATCAAAATCACCGACTATGCCGAGCAGCTGCTTGACGATCTGGACAGTCTCGAGGGTTGGCCAGAGCAGGTCAAAACCATGCAGCGCAACTGGATCGGCCGCTCACAGGGCGTGCAGATGCGCTTTGACCTGGCCGAGGGCGTTGCCGAGCACGATCACTTTGAGGTCTATACCACCCGCCCCGATACCCTGTTGGGCGTGACCTATGTCAGCCTGGCGGCGGAGCACCCCATAAGTTTGCAACTGGCTAAGAATAACGCCGAGCTGGCAGCCTTCATCGACGAGTGTCGCAACAGCTCCGTGGCCGAAGCCGATATGGCCACCATGGAAAAACGCGGCATGGCTGCAGGCGTGGACGCAATTCACCCCTTAACCGGCGAGCGTGTGCCGGTATGGATCGCCAACTATGTACTGATGGACTACGGCACCGGCGCGGTGATGGCGGTCCCCGCCCACGATCAGCGCGACTACGAGTTTGCCCAGAAATATCAGCTGACTATCAAACAGGTGATCGCCCCCGCCAACGGCGAGGACATCGACCTGGACAGCGAAGCCTTCACCGAGAAGGGCAAGCTGGTTAACGCCGAGGGAGAGTTTGCCACCTTCAACGGTCTGGACTTTGAAAGCGCCTTTGATGCCATCGCTAACGCTCTGGTCGAGCGCGACAAAGGCCGGGTCACCACCAATTACCGACTGCGGGATTGGGGCGTATCCCGTCAGCGCTACTGGGGCGCGCCAATTCCTATCTTCAACCTGCCCGAGGGCGGCGAGATTCCAGTGCCGGCCGACAAACTGCCTATCCTGTTGCCGGAAGACGTGCAGATGGACGGCGTACAGTCTCCGATCAAGGCCGATCCCGAGTGGCGCAAAGACGCGCTAAACGGCGAGGCCGTTGAGCGGGAGACCGACACCTTCGATACCTTTATGGAATCGAGCTGGTACTACGCCCGCTTCACCTGTCCCGACTTTGATCAAGGTATGCTGGACCCGGAGCAGGCCAACTACTGGCTGCCAGTGGATCAATACGTTGGCGGCATCGAGCACGCCATACTGCACCTGTTATATGCTCGTTTCTTCCACAAACTGATGCGGGACGAAGGGCTACTCAACTCCGACGAGCCTTTTAAACAACTGCTTTGTCAGGGCATGGTGCTGAAAGATGGCGCCAAGATGTCCAAATCCAAGGGCAATACCGTCGACCCGCAGGCGATGATCGACCAGTACGGCGCCGATACCGTGCGACTGTTTATTATGTTCGCCGCCCCGCCAGAGCAGAGCCTGGAGTGGTCGGACAGCGCTGTGGAAGGCTCTCACCGTTTTCTCAAGCGCCTGTGGAAGCTGGTGGCGACTCACTTGGACGCCGGCACGCCGCCGGCACTGGATGTTAGCCAACTCAATGACGCACAAAAAGAATTGCGCCGCAAAACCCACGAGACCATTGCCAAAGTCAGCGACGACTTCGGCCGTCGGCTGACCTTCAACACCGCTATCGCCGCAGTCATGGAGTTGATCAACGACGTCTCCCGTTTCGAGCGCCAAGGCGAGCAGTGCCTGGCGGTAGAGCGCGAGGCCATCGAAGCCGCTGTGCGACTGCTAGGCCCTATCGTGCCGCATATCAGCCACGAACTGTGGCAGCAGCTGGGCCACAGTGAGCCGCTCATCGACAGCGCCTGGCCAGAAGCCGACGAGCAGGCGATGGTGCGGGATTCTATAGAGATGGTGGTACAGGTTAACGGCAAGGTGCGGGCAAAAATCAATGTCGCCGCCGATGCCGACGCCGATAGCATCAAAGCTACCGCTAAGGGTCACGCCAATGTGCAGAAATTTATCGACGGCCTGACCATTCGCAAAGAAATCGTCGTGCCCAATAAATTGGTGAATATCGTTGCAAACTAAGTGGCTCGCCATCGCATTCGCACTGCTGACACTGGCTCTCAGTGGCTGCGGCTTCGCCCTGCGCGGCAGTAGCTATGGTGTAGCGGCCCATTACCAGCCACTGTATATCGCCGCTGACCGTGAAAGTCAGATCCTGAGCCAAGCATTGCAGCGGCAGCTGGAAATTAATGGCGTAGATACTACCCAGCGCAGGACTAAGGCCAAGCTGATTGTGGAAGTGACATTACTGCGCAAGGAACGCCGCAGTATCGCTTTGGATCGCGAAGCCCGGGACGCTGAATACGCCCTGTTTGAGCGAGCCCGCTTGGCACTGCGCAGTCCGGACGGCAAGTTCAAGCGCGGCCCCATCACTCTGGAGCAGCGGCGGATTATCGTCAACGACCCCGACAACCCGGTGGGTGAACAGACGGAGACCGATATTGTCCGCGCCGAAATGCGTGAACAGCTGGGTGTGCGACTGGCCCAGCAGGTGGAATACTGGACCCGGGATAACGGCGAGGCCCACTGATGCGCCTTCGGCCTGATCAATTGGACAGCCATCTCAGC
It encodes:
- a CDS encoding TonB-dependent receptor is translated as MPRLYWSPPYVTALSLALTAPGLVAQPAAQGEGTDRPQRLEEMVVFGDPLRRQTLDTVSSISVVPEARLDAQNIRDLYDLLLRTPNVSAAKEDKFSVRGISNEGIGPGGTGRPTVSVFIDGARQPGRGAGNTWDVEQVEFYRGPQSTAFGPGSLAGAIVLKSRALDYQGYSGSAKLGAANYSGQEAGIAVGGPLIDGVAFRYAGETNQTDGEVTNTTLDDDEWQARKRYLNRFKLGWQGNDWYSLELTWQDTKLREGTEYLPPANAERRRSTDNVNGFYDDDSELFVLRQILTLSDALDVELIASQSESNSARRGDYDVSAEDRGQFTNITTKENQALELRLNISTERLRAVLGAYYSEDDLMGTSANRGVNYSLSGLEVKADADLAADRSADTRALYSEADIDLDSRFTLTLGLRYEENEADNRSAFMVTGAQAVDPITGTPLPGDVGPLLAAVLDDDTSAPSGDTVLLPKLALSYDISDSLSSFVSFTQGYRAGSVDFVSDGNSPTYDPEYTDNYELGLKFSHHSWYVQAALFRIDYQDMQVGVRVDASNFRTDNAGEAQAQGAELEFSGDLGLGFSVFGGVGYTETEFTDYQDDEVSFDGKRFPNAPLATANFTLRYQHSTGFFADASWSRTGGSFTERENTPSLRADARDLFGARAGWQGEQLGVELYGQNLTDKFYVTDRFVSESLGINAAFVGDPREYGIRLHYQLD
- a CDS encoding response regulator, with protein sequence MFSLVVATVVFIALSTGVFYLSATTTEKYRQLLREEAHRELGLITARLEGNIKGNIQTAKALVAAINARPEMDQAYFSAYAAPLFDGDVQLRNIGATQDLTMRFVYPLEGNESAIGLDFRQLPDQIGALTQARQTGRPVLAGPVNLVQGGRGLIARIPVYINRGSDKTLWGTISAVISVDELLQDSGLTDPDLPLKVAIRKPASMSEPHGWIYGDPSVFDTSSQAVTWTVGLNYNTQWELAATPKGGWPTTAPETDILLTISGGIALIIFVGVLLLLHSFRKQQESSALLRSVFDLAPMGIALNDFESGQFIQFNDELCRATGYSREEMAVLDYWRLTPEEFSHQEQEQLRQLETQGRYGPYEKEYIRKDGSRFSVLLNGILIQDHRGRQLIWSIIEDISERRSAQSALVRHQEMLESMSEQVRIGAWELDLSSGHYIWSDMIRKIFEVDDSFSLDNDSMLSLLKNDADRLQISAALANCIETGQPIREEVRAIASSGKTLWIQLTGQAEFKNGTCTRLYGSIQDIDERKRIEKELTAARDNAENAAQAKSAFLATMSHEIRTPMNGVLGMLSLLENSHLDYDQERKVSIAKNSARSLLALIDDVLDFSRVDAGKLALEEIDFNVRELVEELSESLALRAQEKGLELVLDLTDLDNHTVCGDPARLRQIIINLLGNAIKFTDNGEIVIRAALSPANDGWRLHCSVSDTGIGIAESDLPNLFNTFTQIDASTTRKYGGSGLGLSICKKLCELMGGDIRAHSVVGEGSNFSFSLPYRRAHHPRNESLPDYAGRRVLLVDNNRSLRSACRHQLEHWGATMIEAESAEHALSLCERLNKAEGNTPPFDLAIIDRHMPGLDGTELVHFLRQESRFDAVPMVLLGSQNSHGANQHLSELGFDAWFAKPLTTAALREALSLKRNNLPSRDTARPTGASANQTSKVQRKVLLVEDNAVNQEVVKCLLEEHGITVETASDGLEALHALNASPAPSGFDLILMDCQMPRMDGYETTRQIRKGGGGESYQRTPIIALTANAMPGDREKCTACGMDDYLSKPIESDSLFAKLQQWLELPVQPQQAEPQQEKSQQTTSELLMPQSYSSGSKDADLQSTTGMQPPQQTLAIWCEEQARDGVMGQQKTLNKLLQLFCDHVQKQLSDLDDAWKEQDLDRVGDLAHAVKGSAGQLQALRLRDTALKLEAAAKDGNTELTSELKDRFESDCHALCQHFREYLEERGHDLAQSA
- a CDS encoding FMN-binding glutamate synthase family protein; translation: MDSELLTTLDRIAGWIIEYSALGFLLLVVAAVITIAVFYYRDITQTQHAIRRNYPVIGRFRYFFEHLGEFFRQYFFAMDREELPFNRAQRSWVYRAAKNLDNTIAFGSTRPLNQSNEVLFMNCVFPTLSADAVPTHSVTVGEGYARQPYSSSAIFHISGMSYGAISKPAVRALSAGAKEAGIWLNTGEGGLSPYHLEGGCDIVFQIGTAKYGVRDSDGHLSDERLREIASHDQVRMFEIKLSQGAKPGKGGILPGGKVTEEVAKIRGIPIGQDSISPNRHPDIHDVDDLLETLARVREVTGKPVGFKAVIGEIDWLDDLLTAVHRRGLAYAPDFITIDSADGGTGAAPQSLMDYVGLPLRRSLPLVVDKLDEYNLRGRIRVIASGKMINPAEAAWALCVGADFVVSARGFMFALGCIQALQCNKNTCPTGVTTHDPELQRGLVPKDKAKRVAHYAHNLMHEVGVIAHSCGVKEARALQRRHVYLIDERGVPEPLTDRYPQKTPRPEYLIASSEDRESA
- a CDS encoding methyltransferase, with product MKQRALDIDTLLWRHRSLWQLPAYHKRAEPYWQDHYPGLAEHLLALSDAEVASLAADDRALLHYLTPVLADSVPLLQHIALPRQDTLQEQEPPSGIPGRKWQQIRAFCRALPATAASSGTAVVDWCAGKGYLTGALHQHLNAPAVGLEIDPRLVHAGNRRLPPKARLVQCDVLSGSVDQHLHAGQHLAALHACGGLHHRLLQQAVLSQAAQLSLSPCCYHRFIENWVTLSDTLKHSPLELRREDLRLAVRQTATARRGEQLARRTLQAWQLGFRQALSDSGNNLPDHLPGLPQPVAKTDFVTFSRSLARQAGLPLPPVDRRHEEAGWHLLARTERLELAAMAFRRALELRCVLDAALFLEEHGFNCDIEEFCPPTLTPRNILLRAYR